From the Hordeum vulgare subsp. vulgare chromosome 1H, MorexV3_pseudomolecules_assembly, whole genome shotgun sequence genome, the window atatcaattgaaaggatcgatatggttgactagaggggggtgaataggcaacgaccactttttaataattcttaacaagttagggttagcaacataaaggttctcttaaAATGAAAACTAGGTgaagaacctatatgatgctaccaactataatcactaaggcaagtaagaaatagtccacaacaaaaacatacacaatgtaaaggttagagataaccacaagtggaaccaatgaagacgaggatgtgttaccgaagttccttccctttgacaggaagtacgtctccgttggagcggtgtggaggcacaatgctccccaataagccactaggggcaccatattctcctcacgccctcgcacaatgcaaggtgccgtgattccactataggttcacttgaaggcggcgaccgaacctttacaaacaaggttggggcaaactccgcaaaaagcttggaggctcccaataagaacacggagcttcaccacaatggaatgtggctccaaggtgacctcaaccatctagcgtgctcaaacacccaagagtaacaagatccgcaagggatttgtggggggaatcaattttctcttggtggaagtgtagatctaggccttctcaaccaatccctaggaaatcaacaagtttgattggctagggagagagatcgggcacttttgagcttagggagcaacaatggagcttgggagggttaaaggtagggttcttgagcaagaagaaccctttatatagcggggggaatccaaccgttttcccactcacagcacgagcccatTTGCgtgttgtttggtaaccttggatcatttgtgtgttgtttttatttctctacatgatgcacgtttgtttggtaaccttggaaagtgcaccttttgcaccgacCTAGTATTGTTTCTTGGCTATATTGTTACTCCACtcagaattgaagttgataaagccaagattgaaacTATTGAGAGTTGGtcgcagcccaaaacggtcacacaagtgaggaattttcttgtcctcgctggtttctataggcattttctgagagatttcagcaccattgctacacctctcaatgagcttacaaagaaggatgtcccttttgcttggggtaccgcataggaagaagccttcacggtatTGAAAGATATAAGTTAATTAACACATGattctttactccaacttcctaatttcaataagactttcgagcttgaatgtgatgctagtggaattggattatgagttgtgttattacaagatggtaaacctcttgcatacttttctgaaaaattgagtgggcctagtctgaattattctacttatgataaggagttatatgctcttgttcggacttggaaacatggcaacattatttatggcccaaagaatttgtcatatagtctgatcatgaactttcaaacatattaaaagtcaagcaaaactgaaccgttgACATGCTAAATGGCTTGAATTCATTAAGACGTCcacgtacgtcattaaacacaagaagggtaaagaaaatgttattgctgatgcatTGTCATGTTGTTCTacaatgctttcacaacttgactttcaaatatttggtttggagaccatcaaagatcaacacGTACATGATGTTGATTtaaaagatgtgttggagaattgtaaagaagggagaatatggaacaagttcatcattaatgatgggtttgtgttccgtgctaacaactatgcattccagctaactccactcgtcttttgttgttacaggaggtGCATGGAGGAGCATAAATGGGACAATTTGGTGTAAAGAAGATGGAGGGTGTGCTtcttacacatttcttttggacaAAGATGCGatgggatgttgagcgttttttTGCTCGCtacacgacatgtcaaaaagttaagtcacgactcaatcctcatggtttatatatgcctttgcatgtacctagtgttccttgggaggatatatctatggactttgttttaggttgacctcgaacaaagaaggggaggggtaGCATATTTGTTGCCGtggacagattttcaaaaatggcacactttataccatgtcataaaagtgatgatgttgctaatgtggctgatttgttcttttgtgaaattattcgcttgcatggtgtgccaaataagatTGTTTCAGAtcatgatgctaaatttcttagccacttttggagatgtttatgggctaagctgGGGACAAaagtgctttttagtactacatgtcaccccaaactcatggacaaactgaagtagtcaatagatcattgtctatTATGCTTAGGGTTGTTTTGAAGCAAAACttgaaaatgtgggaagaatgcttgcctcatattgaatttgcttatagtcgttcgctgcattctactagtAAGATGTGCcattttgaagttgtgtatggtttctttcctcatgcacctattgatttgatacctcttccatcttcgtagaaggttaattttgatgctaaacaacatgttgatttgatattaaagatgcatgagttaactaaggaaaacatgttgtctttgcatgtggagatcttgtttggttgcatttgcgtaagggtaggtttcctgatttgcccAAGTATAAGCTAGTGCCACGTGTTGATGGTCCTTTCAAGGTATTAGAGAGAATAAATGATACTGCATATAGACTTGAGTTGCGTGCAGatcttggggttagtcccacttttaacattgcggatttgaagccatatttgggtgaggagaTGAGCTTccatcgaggacgacttcagttcaagaagggggaTGATGAGGGCATCAATACCATTATTATACCCGGAGCCCCAACtgttatacatactggaccagttactagagctcacgcacgccaattgaattaccaggtactttcatttcttggaaatccttccaatgttcatgaacatatgatgctgcctaagttagatacttttgttgtacttatgaatgaaggatctagcatggacaagaaggatatccgttggagcgggatcaagcatggagaagaaggtgcatgtGCGACAAAGAACAATGGATCTTCCActagtgattttcgcactttgaagccaccataaggataGCATGAAgtcttggacgaaatattcaagacatcactttataaatttcgtccatatgcTATTATAGGtgatgcgccaccttattttttggCCATGTCCATGTAATTTCAAAATGCCATATTATAGGATATTTTTAGAGTCaatatgtgtggggaaactgagttaggTCGGTTTAGGACCcctccaaggggtcacgaaattcctcctctattcccccatatatacagcccttaggacgccctttagacttgggttttgtttagattacaagtttgccattgcttcaacttcgcgttcttcgttggtGTTCCACGAACATACaacggcgtcacagaaccccactttcatcaataaagctttcctcttatattcataatatccagattgcaatcttagtttcttgcttgttctttgtttgcatgcaggaaacagatcctcatgatgagatttgatcgtgctccggcatggtcaataacctctcggagttggtttagcgattgctaaggcgcggagttctcacacgttcgtagtcggatcatcaaagtctactccaccaaaatgaTAACCACTATCTCAtcaaaagacagggacaactttgtCTCTATCATGATCGTATGTCGGGTCGGGCCGGGCTTCGCCGGATCGAAAAAGCCCGGTGCTGAAAATTCAGGCCCGAGGCCGGTCCGGCCCGACCATCGAGCCTAAATATTGGACCCAAGCCCGGCCCGAGCTCGGCAAAACCCGACAAGGCCCAATGGGCCCAGCCCGACCGCGGCTTAAAATTTGTTTCACATGGGCCCGAGCCCATCCCGGCCCGATTTTCACGCTCAATTTCCCGTCCCGGGCTCGGCCTCTGGGTCGGGTCGGGCCGTCTGAGTCGGGCTGCCCATGGCCAGTTATACTCACGAGTCAAGACACGTGCTCATACAACCCAGAAGTATAGTCCTTGACCTTACATTTCATTAATACTATATACAAAGTTATTTGGATTTCTCATGTAGAAATATTATAATCACATACCTTTTTATGGAAAAAATACATTCATTATGAACCTTATTTTTTTAGAGAAAATATAACCCCACGTGTGGGCGTTTGCAAACCACCCACACGCATGGATCTGCGTCCGTTTGTGGTTTGCACTAATCTTGGCACTTTTAGCAGTTTTTTTGTGGCACGTAGGAAGGGGCTGGTGTGTGGGTGTTAAGGAGTTCGCCCACACGCCTGTTTCGCGCACGCCCACACGCGGTTGCCAACCCGACGTGTGGTGGAACTGACGCCGTGCCCACACGCCTGCATGCCTGTTAGTTGCCATGTCTTTCGAGTGTTACATGGCAACTGAGTGGAACTGTCGTGCCCGCATGCCTGTCATTTGTCATGTTTTTCCCATGGCAACTGAGTGGAACTGTCGTGCCCGCATGCCTGTCAGTTGCCATTTCTTCCCCATGGCAACTGAGTGGAACTGTCGTGCCCGCATGCCTGTCAGTTGTCATTTCTTTCCCATGGCAACTGAGTGGAACAGTTGTGCCCGCATGCctgtcagttgccatgtctttCCCATGGCAATTGAGTGGAAGTGTTGTGCCCTTATGCGTGTCAGTTTTCATGTCTTTCCAGTGTTACATGGCAACTGAGTGGAACTGATCGTGTCCGCATGCctgtcagttgccatgtctttCCAGTGTTACATGGCAACTAAGTGAAACTGTCACATGGGGGGCATACAGGACCTCGAGGTGGCAGGCCGTATGTGCGGGTCACGAGGCAGGAGGCCGCCCGTGTGAGCGTTAACTGTTTTGCCCACACACACGCGTGTGGACTGTTTTCCTTACACACCATACAGAATGTGTGGGCAACACTCCTTAACAcccacacgtgtgggcgttatCAACACATTTTTTTATTAGCATGTAGACCACGGCAAACATGAAACAACATGTGTTATTGAACAAAGATAGTGAATACACCGAGGGATGTAACGATACATGAATacatactagcaaaaggacccgtgcgttgcaacggaaaaaaaaataccacacgcttttaatctttttataatcattttaatttattaaaataataagctaactaactagtgtagtcagtcctatcatattttgttgagaaatcaacccgtccattgttaattccaccatgatgagaaattgaacggaacaagcaaagcaaaacaaagaggctacgtgaattgatcaatggactgttatcttatttcactcatggggtcgagaatgtgggatcagatgacaaactgaaggcggTGTTCCACTCtttgtctctacaacaatgcaatcttacattcaatacattcattcatcagcaaacaaatccccacaaaacaaaatttcttgtcggtgcttggcacacggttggaggtacgggaaggggatctcaccagatgatgagttcctgccggaggaggggatatgatgaggggagcaagggttaagcGCCtcaatctggccataaggagtcgccgttgcagcgccataacctcggagttccccgtgtgagccatggaggcccgcttccacctgcaagtacttcgctccgccgcgccttattcgCGCGCCGCCgctgttctgcatcgagcagacgcatcatccccagtcactgtagctgtcgcgttgccccgccacgccttatccgcgcgccgccgccgttctgcatcgagcagacgcatcatccccagtcactttagttgtcgcgttgatttgatccagaagctgtgctcgagcgccgaaacgggggcagcaagcgggcaaaggtacggccgcggaggcgggtgggttgagatcgacaacagtggtggttcaggtcggccgcggcggtgagtggtgtggcagcggcctgggcacaggccagggtggaccagggtcgacgcgatgcgctcgagcgccgcaacgggggcagtgagcggggagaggtacggccgcggaggcgggtgggttgagatcagcagcggtggcggttgaggtcggccgcggcggcctgtgcacaggccagggtggcccaggttcgacgggaggaggcgatgcatacgggtataatttttgcagcgaatcatctttttccttttgcgttgcagataaatgatggagcgcgggttgaataacaaaaatcacagaggcttttttataaaaataccgtgGTGAGTTTTTCGACGGAAGGAATAGCCGCTTTATCATTAGGTATAAAATAGAATACAAACACTTCTTTTGCAGAATGACCATattttattgaatgaaagcaGTGATAGTAGAGTTAGTTAGATCTTCACTGTATCGATAACCATTTTCCCTTGAGTAAAAGCGTTGTAACTTCTGGCAAAGTAGTCCTTAACCTTCACTTTTGTATACAACACCGGCCGCTTCTCATTGACCAACTGAGCCGATGGCTCGATTATTCTCTCAGGATCAACATAGTAGTCTAGTGCCACCGATAGCCTCTCTTTCTTTGTGTTTGTCACGACCCTATGCAGAGGGCTCTTAAAGAGCCCATTGCTCATTATCTGTGTCACAAAAGCTTAACCTTTATCAGCCCGAGAGGATATACCTTTTGTGGAAAACTCACAATGTTGAAGATTTGAAGTTTCGAGATGCCCTCCATATAACTTTTTCACATAACAATACTTTTCAGGATATAAATTTTATTTTTACAAGCGTACCTCAATTTGATCTCCTATGATCATGAGTAGTGTGTGAGGTACGATCGGTACATCCCACCAGACCCCATCTTTGAGAACTTGTAGGCCACCAACCCTGTCATCGACCATAAGGACAGTAACAACAGTTGCATCGGTGTGGGGCTTGAGGCCAAACACGAGCTCCGGCCTCGGGCACTCCGGGTAGTAGCTGCATCTCGCGTCAGTGAGAGGCTTCTCCCCGAAGTGTTCCACAAAGTAATTATCGTTGTCAAGTTGCAGCAGCTTCGCCATTGCCCTGAGCAGATCGTCCTTCACTCCTCCGCATTTCTTCGTAAACTCGTGCAGAGCATCCCTGCAACAAAATATATGTTCTCAattctccctccgttcctaaatataagtcttttaagccatttcactaagggactacatacggagcaaaatgagtgaatctatactctaaattatgtctatatacatccgtatgtagtcctgtaGTGAAAtcgttaaaaagacttatattatggaacggaggaagtatgaaTCATGATGACATGATCAGTCAACGACGAATCCTCCATTGAGCAAGGAAATTTGTTAAGACGTTGCTCTGTGAGGTCGGTCACCTAAAGGTTTCGGGATGTGCTGGCCAGAGGGCGATGCTCCGCTCATCCTCTGGTTCCACCTTGAGGTAGAGGCGATCAGTCCAGTCAAGGATTTGGTCCGGCGAGCTCACCCGGTCGTTCCCATACCCCTCGAACTGGAACTGCTCGCCGCCGTTCAGGTTGGTGTATCTCTGCTTCTCTTTGAGCGGCTGCCGGAAGAACTCCCTTGACGCGGCCATCATGTTGTCCATTACGGCATCTACTCCGTGGTTACAGACCTGCAAGAAGATACGTACGAAACGACATGGATATGCATATGCATGCTTTTTCTTGCTCCAAAATACTGTTGTGGAGTAGGGCCGACTGTGGCTGCAGCTCGTAGGGTTGTTAGTTACCATGAAGAGGCCCCAAGACTCGATGGCTGACCGGAGCTTCGCCGCCTCGTCGGAGATGCCGTCGCCGAGCTCCGAAAGGCTAACGAGGTCGATGACAGGGACCGGCGCTACGACCGCCTCGGCGAGCTGTTGGTCCTCGTGTGGGCGCGCGATGTACTGAGCTGGCACGTCGGGCGTGCCGAGGGCGCCAGCAAGCTCCTGCACCGTCCCTATGCTTCCCATAGTTGCACAGAAGAATCTGAAATGACCGATTCAGTGCAAATAGGCCCCCTCCATCTTTCAGTACAACTGCTCATAAACGGACATGTAGGAAAAGCTCGAAGATCATGCACGATGAACCGGGACACAGTATTACCTTCAAAAAATTGGAGAGAGATCAGAGACGGATCTTGGTCCGGCCACAAGTAACTTGTTGCTCTACAACTAAATAACGCAGCTAGTGTGAAATTGCCAGAGGAAAgaacctggtttatatagactatTGGATCAAGGGAGAGTTAACACATGTACAATGCACCGTGCAGCGTCACCATGGCTTTGAAAGAAAAGCTACATGTGTCATGTGTGATATGTGCATGCAATAGCTGCCGCCGCTACGCTATGTAATTAATCATAGCCTATGGCCAAGTGTCACACTCACCCTGTCGTACCTAAACGGTAATTAATAATACTACTCCAAAATAGACATAGACCTGACTACGTAGAGCACCGCAGAGGCGCAGCACAGACATGCATATTCCAAAAAGGTCACGGACTAGCTCACCAACGCCTCGTTTGAGGCTGGCCATAGTGTGAGTAACTTAGATGgtaacatatacttggactagcaAATATATTGATTTAGTagataattaaagaagagagagagagttagagtaacatagatagatatcataacatgttaaatgctatgctactatgtgtcatgcatgtcaataaatgaggtcatctatgatactagtttatgatactccctccgtcacggtttagaagacacgcTTGGAAAATTTCTGAGACCAAGGTAGTCACCGATTGGTTATGAGATGTAGTAGGTGTAGATGCTAATGTGCCTAATCAACTGAGGAAATACTACTACTTCGTGAGCAGCAAATTGAGAGGGCGCATGCATGAATAGTATtagtactaattaataagagtaattgctttcacgccttaaaccttgtctattttggaaacgcacgcaagtttaactgtcccttctaaaccgtgacggagaaaGTATTATGCATTATAAAGGTAGTATCATATAATAGtattatatgcatgatactattatATAATACTTTTCACTATGACCAGCCTGCCGGCATGCATGATGCATCGTGGTTTCtgaaaacaaggtaggctagccgCTGGCGCAAGAATgcagaaaacggaaaatgtgagttGTAGTCCTGTGTGGGAGCGCATGCAACAGCGGTGGCCGACGGGGCAGCCTCTGTTTAACGTGCTGCGTGCTGGACATGTGTACTGCCGTGTTTTTTACGGAAAAATGGAAATTCCATTGGCTAACAGTTTTACAATGCAATTGAGGGTAGAGGCCTCACAGAAGTTGTCATGCGACTCAGAATGAACGTCCAACTTGACAAGCTCATTGGCTACAGAGTTACGAGTGTGTCGGCTGAACGAAAAAGCATAGGAATCAAAGTTTAGAATACATTGGCTTCTAGCTTCCTTCACCAGCACATCAATAGTTGACTTGTCGTATTCGTTCCACTTCAAAGCATAAACAAATATTAAGGAACCAGACTCAAAGATGATGTGATTAGCCTCGATGCTGATCGCCCCACCAATTGCAGCAAGACTTCAAACTACAAAGCATTTTTCAAGTTCAATGACTAGGGCGCACCAACAGCGATAAATTCTCCAGCCTGATCACGGACCACATAGCCCCAGCCCCTGTGTCACGCCTAAGATGCGACCctgtcctcaatttggcacgagggcctcgtcagggatagaagcgcatctcgtcgtgtcgcaagaatggatatcgttacaagtacatgtactgaagagaagagttatataaagagttggcttacactcgccacaagctacagcagaatcacatcagtacattacataaacatcaagagtaagagcagggtccgactacggacgaaaaccaacgacaaaagaagaacgacgtccatccttgctatcccaggctgccggcctggaacccatcctagatcgatgaagaagaagaagaagcaactccaaatgaacaatcaacgcgctcgcgtcaagtaccctttacctgtacctgcaactggtgttgtagtaatctgtgagccacaggggactcagcaatctcatttccaaaggtatcaagactagcaaagcttgttaggtgaggcatggttaagtggtgaggttgcagcagcggctaagcatatatttggtggctaacttacgagtacaaaaaataagagggggaagatctacgcatagcggacgtgactactgatgatcaaatgaatgatcctgaacacctacctacgtcagacataaccccaccgtgtcctcgatcggagaaggaactcacgaaagaaacagtcacggttacgcacacagttggcatgttttttaattaagttaacttcaagttatctagaaccagtgttaaacaaagtttccacgttgccacataaccgcgggcacggctttccgaaaagatttaaccctgcaggggtgctacaactagtccatcacaaattaccacaagccgcatagaaatcctcaataacgaagctcgcgatctcgtcggattccctagtggaaaacctcaactctgagattaccaaaGCATCacaggaatcccgatgcacaagatatctcctcaaaggtaaaactaatccagcaaggccgcccgatgtgtcgacgatcccgataggagtcgcgtacctcgttctcaggacacggcggatgagctagacgtcgggatcgctaaacctccaggtgaccagaggggcgccggacatcgctcaggtggggccaacactcatgaggagcactggcccgggggttgattaaatttcctcgggttaattactccatatgcagtttattagtgattaggcaaaagtagtaccaaagttgggccttgccagaccagctttaatctaaaacgaattatcaagggggtccccataacaaccccgatcgtgttaggagcgctcgtttatggaacataacaccgttagccgaaaactaagggggcaaaggtggaacaaaacaccaggctagaaaggccgagccttccaccttttaccaagtatataggtgcattaaattaaatagcattaatagggtgatatgacaaggaacccatgttttcacatggaagcatctgcacctgcaactagcaacgctaacaacagggttaagcaagcagtaacatagccaatcagtggtttgctaggtcgaacaggttgaaggtaatcatggcattgttgagaggctgatatggaaacatgtggtaggcaacgagacataaacggtagcaacgaaataactagcatggcaatgatagtaatggtatctggggaaatgatcatcttgcctgagatcccgcttggaaggacaactcggagaagtcggcaaaccaacgtagtcgaacgggtcctcacattccgacacgcttgcggaactctatcgagacgggcaaaccggaaacaaacatcaacacaagtattcaccaccacagagcaagacatgatgcacaccctaatatgatgcatgattagttcaaagatgcaagggatggcatggcaattcatctcacgcaaactctacacattaagtgaagcgttgcatatcgacgaaactccacgtttaattatttaattcactcccgttaattatcacagcaatattacattgtggttatcatggcaagggcgaagcgatgatcctacaagtcatcctagtcggttaccacgcgaaacatagatcggatCTACGGCACAaaagacatgcaacacaatatgttatgccatgaatgcattatgcatgcgagttcaaacatcacaacaaggaggaaataagcatggtgtcgccatggcgagcgagaggaaaacaaggcggcgaatcggaaacgatgccacggcaaagtTCCGGTCCCGGtaactcgaggagaaaccggtgccaaCGTATACGAACACGTGCGGGaatggtaaataaagatggggtgatcccgtatctcgggttcccatgtgtcgagggctcgacgaaaaggaagacgacgtgcacggcaaataaaaaggtgcatacatgcattcgacttgtacaacacatacatccgtacatcactagcacacggtacacgacatgtcccatcggtataccttcgacgcatgcgaatcggaggggttcggtcgaagcgaacgtcgtggtcgtcgtggaagtagtcgtacacgcgccgatagttgaagtagtggtacacggtctcgtcgacggtagtcgtactctcggcgacggcagacggtcttcggcgtcggtagtcgatcacgtctccgtcgatgctCGGGGTTCGTCGAGGTCGTCGTTGTACTTGCCGATCTCGTCGACGACTCACGGTAGGCGAGGATGGTCCGCGCAGCTACGCAAGCGGCAGCATCACGACTAGAATAAGCGGACAACCGCAAGCCACTAGCTACCTAgactagcatctaacagcaaaagcATCAGCTAGCAGCAGCAGCATCTACGGCAACTAGCAACAGCACTCGGTAGCAAGCACACCTAAGGCAGCAGAACAGCAACAGGGCGAGCACGGAGGCGCGCGGGACCAAGGCGAGCAGCAGCTAAGCCAAGCTAGCAGCAACCACAGCAACTAAGCAAGCACGGCAACAACAGCAAGATGCacctagtagcagcagcaacggcTCCAACAGCACGGCGAGCATGGCGCCGAGAACAGCGGCAGGGGAGGCGGCGCGGCAAGGGCAACGGCAGCTCGTGGCCTGGAGGCGAGTGATAGCAGGGAACGCAGGAGGCGACGGCGGCTCGGTCCGACGACTAGGCGGCCGACGAGGCACACACCAACGGGGAGGGGTCGGGGTACCGGTGGGAGACGGCCACGACAGAGCAGACGGGGCGCAGCTCCTGCAGCTCGGCAGGGGCACACAGCAAGGGGAGCCGCGGCACGGCGAGCTCGAGACCATGGCGCGGGAAAACAAGGTCGGGCAGGGGAACTCGTTCCTGGCGCTCGAGGCCGCGGGCGAAGTTCCTGGCAGCAGGGTAACGGCGTCGGCGGCCATGGGGGCTGGGCGCAGGGGCG encodes:
- the LOC123413236 gene encoding 2-oxoglutarate-dependent dioxygenase 11-like, which encodes MGSIGTVQELAGALGTPDVPAQYIARPHEDQQLAEAVVAPVPVIDLVSLSELGDGISDEAAKLRSAIESWGLFMVCNHGVDAVMDNMMAASREFFRQPLKEKQRYTNLNGGEQFQFEGYGNDRVSSPDQILDWTDRLYLKVEPEDERSIALWPAHPETFRDALHEFTKKCGGVKDDLLRAMAKLLQLDNDNYFVEHFGEKPLTDARCSYYPECPRPELVFGLKPHTDATVVTVLMVDDRVGGLQVLKDGVWWDVPIVPHTLLMIIGDQIEIMSNGLFKSPLHRVVTNTKKERLSVALDYYVDPERIIEPSAQLVNEKRPVLYTKVKVKDYFARSYNAFTQGKMVIDTVKI